In the Prochlorococcus marinus str. MIT 9312 genome, TACTCCAGCCAGAATCATTAGAAGTTGAAGAGGATGGAATGACATTTCGAGATAATGCAATTAAAAAAGCGAGTGAAGTTTCTAGAAAAACAAATAATTTCTCAATAGCTGATGATTCAGGAATTTGTATTGAAGCACTAGATGGTAAGCCTGGCATTTACTCATCTAGATATGCAGAAAATGATCAGAAGAGAATTGAACGAGTTTTAAAAGAACTTGATGGAGTTCAAAGTAGAAGTGCTTTCTTTATTGCCAATATTTGTGTTTGTTCCCCAAATGGTGAAGTGATTATTGAATCTGAGGCCAAATGTCATGGCAATATTATTTTAAACCCGAGAGGGAAAGGTGGTTTTGGGTATGACCCAATTTTTGAGGAGAGTTCTACCAGATTAACTTTTGCAGAAATGAATAATGATATTAAAGACTCTTGTAGTCATAGAGGTAAAGCATTAAAAAAAATTATTCCAGATTTAATTGAAATTTTTTCTTAAATTCAATTAACCCAAGATCCA is a window encoding:
- the rdgB gene encoding RdgB/HAM1 family non-canonical purine NTP pyrophosphatase — protein: MKNLYLASKNKGKIEEYKKLLAGVNCKLLLQPESLEVEEDGMTFRDNAIKKASEVSRKTNNFSIADDSGICIEALDGKPGIYSSRYAENDQKRIERVLKELDGVQSRSAFFIANICVCSPNGEVIIESEAKCHGNIILNPRGKGGFGYDPIFEESSTRLTFAEMNNDIKDSCSHRGKALKKIIPDLIEIFS